Proteins from a genomic interval of Bradyrhizobium sp. CCBAU 53340:
- a CDS encoding glycosyltransferase family 4 protein, with protein MRIAQLAPLAESVPPKLYGGTERVIAWLVDELVALGHDVTLFASGDSNTKGRLHAVWPRALRLGRRGVDPSAARALLIEAIAERARDFDVIHSHVDWLPLPVLSRTGVPFLTTMHGRLDLPGLSDVVARFSKAPFVAISDNQRRPLPDANWLATIPHGLPRDLFQPCYESGSYLAFLGRLTAEKGPEDAIRIARAARMPLRIAAKIPRAETAYFKKRLEPEIDGKKIQLVGEVDEIRKQPFLAGAAALLFPIDWPEPFGLVMIEAMACGTPVIAYRSGSVPEVVEDGVTGFIVDGEEQAIAAVNEVGRLDRRRVRARFEERFAASRMAREYEGRYRQLMRACAPLPMAGGD; from the coding sequence ATGCGGATCGCCCAGCTTGCACCGTTGGCCGAGAGCGTTCCTCCCAAGCTTTACGGCGGCACGGAACGGGTGATCGCTTGGTTGGTGGACGAGCTGGTCGCGCTTGGTCATGACGTCACCCTGTTCGCAAGCGGCGATTCAAATACGAAGGGAAGGCTTCACGCGGTCTGGCCGCGGGCTCTCCGCCTGGGGCGGAGGGGCGTCGATCCGAGCGCCGCCCGCGCGCTGCTGATTGAGGCCATCGCCGAGCGTGCCCGCGACTTCGACGTGATCCACTCCCATGTGGACTGGCTGCCCCTGCCCGTGCTGAGCCGGACCGGGGTGCCGTTTCTGACGACGATGCACGGCCGGCTCGACCTTCCGGGTCTATCCGATGTAGTCGCGAGGTTTTCCAAAGCCCCATTCGTTGCCATCTCGGACAACCAGCGCCGTCCGCTTCCGGACGCGAACTGGCTCGCGACGATTCCGCACGGGCTGCCCCGGGATCTGTTTCAGCCATGCTACGAGAGTGGTTCGTACCTGGCTTTTCTCGGACGGCTCACCGCAGAGAAAGGGCCGGAAGACGCCATCCGTATCGCGCGCGCCGCCCGCATGCCGCTGCGCATCGCCGCCAAGATACCCCGCGCGGAGACGGCCTATTTCAAGAAAAGACTCGAACCGGAGATCGACGGCAAGAAGATCCAGCTTGTTGGCGAGGTCGACGAAATTCGCAAGCAGCCGTTTCTCGCCGGTGCAGCCGCCTTGCTGTTTCCGATCGATTGGCCGGAACCCTTCGGGCTGGTCATGATCGAAGCGATGGCGTGCGGAACGCCCGTCATCGCCTACCGTTCGGGATCGGTGCCGGAAGTCGTGGAGGACGGCGTCACGGGCTTTATCGTGGACGGCGAGGAACAGGCGATCGCCGCAGTCAACGAAGTTGGTCGACTCGATCGAAGGAGGGTGCGCGCCCGTTTCGAGGAGCGGTTCGCCGCGAGCCGAATGGCGCGCGAGTATGAAGGTCGATATCGCCAACTGATGCGCGCGTGTGCGCCACTGCCGATGGCCGGCGGGGATTGA
- a CDS encoding c-type cytochrome has product MRWHEICCVALTILFGIGASEAQAQSAYSIGRPATAAEIAGWNIDVGRDGSNLPKGSGSVSHGREVFAQQCASCHGENGEGGIGDRLVGGQGTIATAKPIRTVGSYWPYAPTLFDYIRRAMPQNAPQSLSDDDVYAVSAYILNLNGLVGADATLDARSLAAIRMPNRDKFVGDARPDVK; this is encoded by the coding sequence ATGCGCTGGCATGAGATCTGCTGCGTTGCCCTGACTATTCTGTTCGGCATCGGAGCAAGTGAGGCCCAGGCGCAAAGTGCGTACAGCATCGGCCGGCCAGCCACGGCGGCCGAGATCGCGGGCTGGAATATCGATGTCGGACGCGATGGCAGCAATCTGCCGAAGGGAAGTGGATCGGTCAGTCATGGACGCGAAGTGTTCGCGCAGCAATGTGCGTCATGTCACGGCGAGAATGGCGAGGGTGGCATCGGCGATCGCCTCGTCGGTGGACAGGGTACGATAGCGACCGCCAAGCCGATCCGCACGGTCGGAAGCTACTGGCCTTATGCGCCGACGTTATTCGACTACATCCGACGGGCGATGCCGCAGAATGCGCCGCAGTCGCTGAGCGACGACGATGTCTACGCTGTGTCTGCTTATATCTTGAACCTGAACGGGTTGGTCGGAGCGGATGCGACGCTGGATGCCCGATCGCTCGCGGCGATCAGAATGCCGAACCGGGATAAGTTCGTTGGTGACGCACGACCTGATGTCAAGTGA
- a CDS encoding mandelate racemase/muconate lactonizing enzyme family protein → MANSSKAKNLDLLACDAGWRNYHFVKVTTDDGIIGWSEFDEGFGSPGVGAAIQRLSARVIGQNVFQHERIHAELFAATRPAAGGVVAQALGAIENALLDAKAKCLGVPCYELLGGKIRDRIRVYWSHCATWRINHPSWYKPPIESLDGVKAMGREVREKKFTALKTNIFSYDDGKPTGWRPGFGSPFAPEINVDRKILRDLRMHLEAMRDGAGPDVDILLDCNFNAKTEGYLKILREIADLDMFWIEIDSFNPQALGYIRRQSPHPISSCETLLGMREFLPYFQEQAMDVAIIDTPWNGVWQSMKIASAAEAFEVNVAPHNFYGHLCSMMNAHFCAAVPNLRIMEIDIDRLAWDSELFTHEPQIENGHLIVSDRPGWGTEPNEEALRAHPPKTTGGLLNYGRKG, encoded by the coding sequence ATGGCAAACTCATCAAAAGCAAAAAATCTCGATCTCCTCGCCTGCGACGCCGGCTGGAGAAACTACCATTTCGTCAAGGTCACGACCGACGACGGCATCATTGGCTGGAGTGAGTTTGACGAAGGTTTTGGTTCGCCCGGTGTCGGCGCCGCGATCCAGCGGCTATCCGCCCGTGTGATCGGCCAGAACGTCTTCCAGCACGAGCGCATTCATGCCGAACTGTTCGCCGCCACGCGCCCCGCCGCCGGCGGCGTGGTGGCCCAGGCGCTGGGCGCGATCGAGAATGCGTTGCTGGATGCCAAAGCAAAGTGTCTCGGCGTCCCCTGCTACGAGCTGCTCGGCGGCAAGATCCGCGACCGCATCAGGGTTTACTGGTCGCATTGTGCGACATGGCGGATCAATCATCCCTCCTGGTACAAGCCGCCGATCGAGAGCCTCGACGGCGTCAAGGCGATGGGCCGGGAGGTGCGCGAGAAGAAATTCACGGCGCTCAAGACCAATATCTTCTCTTACGATGACGGCAAGCCGACCGGCTGGCGACCCGGCTTCGGCTCCCCCTTTGCGCCCGAGATCAATGTCGACCGCAAGATCCTGCGCGACCTGCGCATGCATCTGGAAGCAATGCGCGACGGCGCCGGCCCCGACGTCGACATCCTGCTCGACTGCAACTTCAACGCCAAGACCGAAGGCTATCTGAAGATCCTGCGCGAGATCGCCGATCTCGACATGTTCTGGATCGAGATCGACAGCTTCAACCCGCAAGCGCTGGGCTACATCCGCCGGCAGAGCCCGCATCCAATCTCGTCCTGCGAGACGCTATTGGGCATGCGTGAATTTCTGCCCTATTTCCAAGAACAGGCGATGGACGTCGCGATCATCGACACGCCCTGGAATGGCGTGTGGCAGTCGATGAAGATCGCCTCGGCCGCGGAAGCGTTCGAGGTCAACGTCGCGCCGCATAATTTCTACGGCCATCTCTGCTCGATGATGAATGCGCATTTCTGTGCGGCGGTGCCAAACCTGCGGATCATGGAGATAGACATCGACCGCCTCGCCTGGGACAGCGAGCTGTTCACGCATGAGCCGCAGATCGAGAACGGCCATCTGATCGTTTCGGATCGTCCGGGTTGGGGCACCGAGCCGAACGAGGAGGCCCTTCGCGCTCATCCGCCGAAGACGACCGGAGGACTTCTCAACTACGGCCGCAAGGGCTGA
- a CDS encoding EAL domain-containing protein, with protein sequence MKRYRPHILVVIALAVVLSTGWHGALRNALTDLRFAWESRSASGNVVVVAIDAPSIAQIGVWPWPRRLHADLLRRLESAGAPDVAFDIDFSTPSDPASDEAFVTALREVGGSTILPSFKQPTPNGGPAHINRPLKPFGNQSWPALVNVAVEPDGLVRRYPVGEKLGDVQMPSMAVVLAGQDANRRPPFLIDFSIRPGSIPVVSYIDVLRGNAAALNKLRDKKVIVGATALELGDRFSVPNGRIVAGPVLQALAAESVLQNRMLRWTSDAGMVAGLGLICLLMMYSWRRVAPGVRVAILIAAGAGIELTAVLVQQRWPLVIDTSLFHIAIVAYLTAIALDEIDFRSLLGRIAESRFHRIAMSLGDGLVCTDEDHRITVWNPGASAIFGYMPTEMIGRPFEILCAVPADAGTKTFAIRDAARQALLVPGGAVVVEFEGRRKNGEIFAVEASFSGWQGTDGFQYGAILRDISVRKREAERVRYLAEYDALTGLANRNTLHAGLVSLIAAAERRSSEAALLVLGLDGFQQINDMLGHAAGDLVLRAVAERLRTEADSNAVVARLSGDEFAIALDGASIGEPIAAFAERIARSFETPLATGTRQHRVRISIGVAVYPDGGQSADDLLGNGHLALSKAKLTRRGGHVIFKSAIRQELENRLTLESELALAADRGEFELFYQPQVRLIDGGLIGAEALIRWRHPVRGYVSPGEFMPVVNTSALSERIAGWVMETAVRQARAWELSGNAVRVAINLSPSQLHSGDLAHSVAELLKSTGLTPSLLEIEVTEDILLHDEVRVLDMFKRIQQLGVRILFDDFGTGYASLSYLKKFPLDGLKIDRSFVLDLLADSDDAAIVGSTIGLSKQLGLTVVAEGIENRATADFLISMGCEEGQGYFFGRPMPAETFEKQFLAAELEAVSAA encoded by the coding sequence GTGAAACGCTATCGGCCACACATCCTTGTCGTGATCGCGCTGGCGGTCGTGCTGTCCACGGGATGGCACGGCGCGCTTCGCAATGCGCTCACCGATCTCCGCTTCGCCTGGGAATCTCGTTCCGCCAGCGGCAACGTCGTCGTGGTGGCGATCGACGCCCCCTCGATCGCTCAGATCGGCGTGTGGCCGTGGCCGCGCCGCCTGCACGCCGACCTTCTGCGCAGGCTCGAGAGCGCCGGTGCGCCGGACGTGGCCTTCGACATCGATTTCAGCACGCCGTCGGATCCGGCCTCCGACGAGGCCTTCGTCACCGCGCTCCGGGAGGTCGGCGGCTCGACCATTCTGCCGTCCTTCAAGCAACCGACGCCCAATGGTGGTCCGGCTCACATCAATCGTCCGCTGAAGCCTTTCGGCAATCAGTCGTGGCCGGCCCTCGTCAATGTCGCGGTCGAACCCGATGGGCTCGTTCGCCGCTACCCGGTCGGCGAGAAGCTCGGGGATGTCCAGATGCCCTCGATGGCCGTCGTGCTGGCCGGGCAGGACGCCAATCGGCGGCCGCCCTTCCTGATCGACTTCAGCATTCGGCCGGGATCGATTCCAGTTGTTTCCTATATCGACGTGCTGCGGGGGAATGCCGCGGCACTCAACAAGCTGAGGGACAAAAAGGTCATTGTCGGTGCTACGGCACTCGAGCTGGGCGACCGGTTCAGTGTCCCGAATGGCCGCATCGTCGCTGGACCCGTCCTCCAGGCCCTGGCGGCAGAATCGGTGCTTCAGAACCGCATGCTGCGCTGGACGTCCGATGCCGGCATGGTCGCCGGTCTCGGCCTGATCTGCCTACTGATGATGTATTCATGGCGCCGTGTCGCGCCGGGCGTCCGCGTCGCGATCCTGATCGCGGCCGGAGCCGGCATCGAACTGACCGCGGTCCTCGTGCAGCAACGATGGCCGCTTGTGATCGATACCTCGCTGTTCCACATCGCGATCGTCGCCTATCTGACGGCGATCGCGCTGGATGAGATCGATTTCCGGAGCCTGCTGGGGCGCATCGCCGAAAGTCGTTTTCATCGTATCGCGATGTCGCTCGGCGATGGCTTGGTCTGCACCGACGAAGATCACCGGATCACGGTCTGGAATCCCGGCGCGAGCGCGATCTTCGGCTACATGCCGACCGAGATGATCGGTCGCCCGTTCGAAATACTTTGCGCAGTTCCGGCCGACGCCGGCACGAAGACTTTCGCCATTCGCGACGCCGCGCGCCAGGCGCTGCTGGTGCCCGGCGGTGCCGTCGTCGTCGAGTTCGAGGGCCGGCGCAAGAATGGCGAGATTTTCGCGGTCGAGGCGAGCTTCTCGGGTTGGCAGGGAACGGACGGCTTCCAATATGGCGCGATCCTGCGCGACATTTCCGTGCGCAAGCGCGAGGCAGAACGCGTCAGGTATCTGGCCGAATATGACGCACTGACGGGGCTTGCCAACCGCAACACGCTGCACGCGGGCCTTGTCAGTCTGATCGCTGCGGCCGAGCGGCGCTCTTCCGAAGCTGCGCTGCTCGTGCTGGGGCTCGATGGCTTTCAGCAGATCAACGACATGCTGGGACACGCGGCCGGCGACCTCGTGCTGCGCGCGGTGGCCGAACGGCTACGGACCGAAGCCGATAGCAATGCGGTCGTCGCCCGGCTCAGCGGCGACGAGTTCGCGATTGCGCTGGATGGCGCAAGCATCGGCGAGCCGATTGCAGCGTTTGCCGAGCGGATTGCGCGCTCGTTCGAGACGCCGCTCGCAACGGGTACGCGCCAGCATCGGGTCAGGATCAGCATAGGTGTTGCGGTCTATCCGGATGGTGGACAAAGCGCCGATGATCTCCTGGGCAACGGCCACCTTGCGCTGAGCAAGGCCAAGCTGACGCGGCGGGGCGGTCATGTGATTTTCAAGAGCGCGATCCGGCAGGAGCTGGAGAATCGGCTGACCTTGGAGAGCGAACTGGCACTCGCCGCCGATCGTGGCGAGTTCGAGCTGTTCTACCAGCCTCAGGTTCGTCTGATCGATGGCGGTCTAATCGGAGCCGAAGCGCTGATCCGCTGGCGGCATCCGGTTCGCGGCTACGTCTCGCCCGGAGAGTTCATGCCGGTGGTCAATACCTCGGCGCTGTCCGAGCGGATCGCGGGCTGGGTGATGGAGACCGCCGTCCGACAGGCGCGTGCCTGGGAATTGTCGGGCAACGCGGTGCGGGTTGCGATCAACCTGTCGCCGTCGCAACTGCACTCCGGCGATCTCGCGCATTCGGTCGCGGAGCTGCTGAAATCGACGGGATTGACCCCCTCGCTCCTCGAGATCGAGGTCACCGAGGACATCCTGCTGCACGACGAGGTCCGGGTGCTCGACATGTTCAAGCGGATCCAGCAGCTCGGCGTCCGCATCCTGTTCGACGATTTCGGAACGGGTTATGCAAGCCTGAGCTATCTGAAGAAGTTTCCGCTCGATGGGCTCAAGATCGACCGCTCGTTCGTGCTCGACCTGCTCGCCGATTCCGACGACGCCGCCATCGTCGGCTCGACCATCGGCCTCAGCAAGCAACTTGGCCTGACGGTCGTTGCCGAAGGTATCGAGAATCGCGCCACGGCGGATTTCCTGATCAGCATGGGATGCGAGGAAGGGCAGGGTTATTTCTTCGGCCGTCCGATGCCCGCCGAGACGTTCGAGAAACAATTTCTGGCGGCTGAGCTTGAAGCCGTCAGCGCTGCGTGA
- the soxC gene encoding sulfite dehydrogenase, whose translation MSNTIDASDKSDRTTRRRFLQAGGAVAGSVVLGAGASAAAETENLPPNVPDWMKAPGDPMGSQPYGAPSPYEKGVVKNISKNLKQYISASGRTPLQELDGIITPNGLFYERHHGGVPTIDPAQHRLMLHGLVERPLIFTVEDLRRFPSESRIHFLECSGNPGYTKPYGKTASDLVGLLSCAEWTGVSLKLVLQEAGLKPEAKWVIAEGADAAALTRSIPIEKCLEDAMLVYSQNGERLRPQQGYPLRLLLPGFEGNMNVKWLRRLHVTAEPAYSREETSKYTDLLADGTAREFSFYMEAKSIITRPSGGQRLSGPGFHEITGIAWSGHGKIKRVEVSVDDGKSWNDARLQDPVLTRALTRFRLPWQWDGKPAVIQSRAIDETGYVQPTLAELLAVRGENYFYHNNAIWPWRIAADGEVINALA comes from the coding sequence ATGAGCAACACGATCGATGCCAGCGACAAATCCGACAGGACCACGCGCCGCCGCTTCCTGCAAGCCGGCGGCGCAGTGGCAGGGAGTGTCGTCCTCGGAGCCGGTGCATCCGCCGCCGCGGAGACGGAAAACCTTCCGCCCAACGTCCCCGATTGGATGAAGGCACCCGGCGATCCCATGGGAAGCCAGCCCTATGGTGCGCCGTCGCCATACGAAAAGGGCGTCGTCAAGAACATTTCGAAGAATCTCAAGCAATACATCTCCGCGTCCGGCCGCACGCCGTTGCAGGAACTCGACGGCATCATCACGCCGAACGGTCTGTTCTATGAGCGGCATCACGGCGGGGTTCCGACCATCGACCCGGCGCAGCACCGATTGATGCTTCACGGCCTCGTCGAGCGGCCGCTGATCTTCACCGTTGAGGATCTCAGGCGCTTTCCGTCGGAATCGCGCATCCACTTTCTCGAATGCTCCGGCAATCCCGGTTACACCAAGCCCTATGGCAAGACAGCCTCGGACCTCGTTGGTCTTCTGAGCTGCGCCGAGTGGACCGGCGTCAGCCTGAAACTGGTGCTTCAGGAGGCGGGGTTGAAGCCGGAGGCCAAATGGGTGATCGCCGAAGGCGCCGACGCGGCAGCACTGACCCGGAGCATCCCGATCGAGAAATGCCTCGAGGATGCCATGCTCGTCTACAGCCAGAACGGCGAGCGGCTTCGCCCGCAGCAGGGTTATCCGTTGCGGCTGCTGTTGCCAGGTTTCGAAGGCAATATGAACGTGAAGTGGCTGAGGCGCCTGCACGTGACGGCGGAGCCTGCCTACTCGCGTGAGGAGACCTCGAAATACACCGATCTCCTGGCTGATGGCACGGCGCGCGAATTCTCCTTCTACATGGAAGCCAAGTCGATCATCACGCGCCCCTCGGGTGGCCAGCGTCTGAGCGGCCCCGGTTTTCACGAAATCACCGGGATCGCCTGGAGCGGCCATGGCAAGATCAAGCGCGTCGAGGTGTCCGTCGATGACGGCAAGAGCTGGAACGACGCGCGATTGCAGGATCCGGTGCTGACACGTGCCCTCACGCGCTTCCGCTTGCCCTGGCAATGGGACGGCAAGCCCGCTGTGATTCAGAGCCGCGCGATTGACGAGACCGGCTATGTTCAGCCGACGCTCGCCGAACTGCTCGCCGTACGTGGCGAGAATTATTTCTACCACAACAATGCAATCTGGCCCTGGCGCATTGCTGCCGACGGGGAGGTCATCAATGCGCTGGCATGA
- the rocF gene encoding arginase, which translates to MTDRTTMDRARRIALLGAPIDMGASQRGTLMGPAALRTAGLATLLESLDFEVVDYGDLSVAEVRDLSDRPPEKANHYREIQRWTRVLSRRGYEIAQTGALPIFLGGDHTLSMGSVNAMARHWQARGRELFVLWLDAHADYNTPETTITANMHGMSAAFLCGEAGLDGLLGDDPRASIDPDRLDLFGARSIDKLERDLMRARRIRVVDMRQIDEFGVAVLIRRVIERVKASSGVLHVSFDVDFLDPCVAPGVGTTVPGGATYREAHLIMELLHDSGVVRSVDIVELNPFLDERGRTARTAVELIGSLFGQQITDRPTPSNAIAPGE; encoded by the coding sequence GTGACCGATCGAACCACCATGGATCGAGCCCGGCGCATCGCGTTGCTGGGCGCGCCAATCGACATGGGCGCCTCGCAGCGTGGCACCTTGATGGGTCCCGCGGCGCTGCGCACCGCCGGCCTTGCAACATTGCTCGAAAGCCTGGACTTCGAAGTCGTCGATTACGGCGACCTCTCCGTGGCCGAGGTCAGGGACCTCTCCGACAGGCCCCCGGAAAAGGCCAATCACTACCGCGAAATCCAGCGCTGGACGCGCGTCCTCAGTCGTCGCGGCTATGAGATTGCGCAAACCGGTGCTCTGCCGATCTTCCTCGGTGGCGACCACACCCTGTCGATGGGCTCGGTCAATGCGATGGCGCGGCATTGGCAGGCGCGCGGACGCGAGCTGTTCGTGCTCTGGCTCGATGCGCACGCCGACTACAATACGCCGGAGACGACCATCACCGCCAATATGCACGGCATGTCAGCCGCGTTCCTGTGCGGCGAGGCGGGCCTGGATGGTCTGCTGGGCGATGATCCGCGCGCCTCGATTGACCCGGATAGACTCGACCTGTTCGGCGCACGCTCGATCGACAAGCTCGAAAGAGATCTGATGCGCGCACGCCGGATCAGGGTGGTCGACATGCGCCAGATCGACGAGTTCGGCGTCGCCGTGCTGATCCGGCGCGTCATCGAGCGGGTCAAGGCGAGCAGCGGCGTGCTCCATGTCAGCTTCGATGTCGATTTTCTCGATCCCTGTGTCGCGCCGGGCGTGGGGACCACGGTGCCGGGAGGCGCGACCTATCGCGAGGCGCATCTGATCATGGAGCTGCTGCACGATTCCGGCGTGGTGCGGTCGGTCGATATCGTCGAGCTCAATCCGTTCCTGGATGAACGCGGCCGCACTGCACGCACTGCGGTTGAATTAATCGGCAGCCTGTTCGGCCAGCAGATTACCGATCGGCCGACGCCCAGCAACGCGATTGCGCCAGGTGAGTGA
- a CDS encoding DUF1236 domain-containing protein: MNKRLFLATTAAVAIATSALAQSSPSTSNSNPSAAQRQQDSTSTTTPSPATSAPSSNSSPGSAQTNPSTNSAQTQSPPSTGQTAAGQTSNPNSGTNTTQAPTSGTSTNQAQTSQPSNQSTTPSNQAQTNPPPPSNTQSANPPASGTNQAQSPTGSNATNTAQQPNNQQNTADRSSNTNVNASANIDDQQRTRISSSISHLNVQPLTKVNFSLSVGTVVPRDVRLQPLPADVVQIMPQYRGYNFVLVKDEIVIIEPSSYKIVAVLPYSGRSTASAPAPIEKRKTTFSDHDREVIRKHAKARPVERERRTTGSTVRTEIRTGERVPEGMEIEAFPEEVYRDAPTLREYRYINRDSRTYIVEPQERRVIEEID; encoded by the coding sequence ATGAACAAGCGTCTATTCCTGGCTACAACCGCCGCTGTCGCGATCGCGACTTCGGCGCTCGCGCAATCTTCTCCGAGCACATCGAACTCCAACCCGTCGGCTGCGCAGCGTCAGCAGGACTCCACATCGACGACGACGCCGTCGCCTGCGACGTCCGCCCCGTCATCCAACTCGTCTCCGGGATCTGCGCAGACCAATCCTTCGACGAATTCGGCTCAGACGCAGTCTCCGCCGTCGACTGGTCAGACCGCTGCTGGCCAGACGTCAAACCCAAATTCGGGCACCAACACCACGCAGGCCCCGACTTCGGGCACTTCGACCAACCAGGCACAAACCAGTCAGCCCTCCAATCAGAGCACGACGCCTTCGAACCAGGCACAGACCAATCCTCCCCCTCCCTCGAATACCCAGAGCGCAAATCCGCCGGCATCGGGCACCAACCAGGCACAGTCGCCGACGGGCAGCAACGCGACCAATACGGCCCAGCAGCCGAACAATCAGCAGAACACGGCCGACCGTTCGTCGAATACCAATGTGAATGCGTCGGCGAACATCGACGATCAGCAGCGGACACGCATCAGCTCGTCGATTTCGCACCTGAACGTGCAGCCGCTGACCAAGGTGAACTTCTCGCTATCGGTCGGTACGGTCGTGCCGCGCGATGTCCGTCTGCAGCCGCTGCCGGCCGACGTCGTCCAGATCATGCCGCAGTATCGTGGCTACAACTTCGTCCTGGTGAAGGACGAGATCGTGATCATAGAGCCGTCCAGCTACAAGATCGTGGCGGTCCTGCCCTACTCCGGCCGCTCGACAGCATCGGCGCCCGCACCCATCGAGAAGCGCAAGACAACATTCAGCGATCACGACCGTGAGGTGATCCGCAAGCACGCGAAAGCGCGACCGGTTGAGCGCGAGCGCCGGACGACCGGCAGCACGGTCCGCACCGAGATCCGGACCGGCGAGCGCGTGCCGGAGGGCATGGAGATCGAGGCATTTCCGGAAGAGGTGTATCGGGATGCTCCGACCCTTCGCGAGTACCGGTACATCAACCGGGACAGCCGCACCTACATCGTCGAGCCGCAAGAACGCCGCGTGATCGAAGAGATCGATTGA